GTAGGAGTTACCCGAATTTACGCTTGTAGAGATTAAGACCTCTCAAAAATAAGTTTACTTAATTTTGAAGTTTGATCGTTGAAACAAGAAGCCCAAAGTTTTAACTTTGGGTAGCTCACCTAAAAGCCATTGTAAATACTGTGGACTTAAACACTCAAAAGAGATTGAAGACAGATTAAGCGAAAGGAAGACAGATAAAAGACTTTCAGATCATATATTAAAATGCAATGGGGTCGATAGAGTAGACAGCAAGGTTGGATATACAAAAGAGAATAGTGTTGCTTGTTGTAAATACTGTAATTTTGCAAAACATACTATGAGTGAAGATGATTTTTACAAATGGATAAGGCGAGTATATGAGTTTAATTTTAAATAATGGTACAACTGGAGTAGCTTGTAAAAATTTAAATAGACATTTCATAGGGATTGAAAAAGATGAGAAGTATTTTAAAATTGCAGAGGAAAGAATAAGTGGTTATGATAAAATACAAGAAGTAGAGATGGAAGTTAATAGTGAGAAAAAAACAATCAAAGAGGGGAAATTATTTAATCTATGAGAATCAAGAAATTTAAACCTTGTGGTAATTGTGATAATGGATATATCCATAATGAAGATTCACAGGGCAATAAGATTGTAGAAAGGTGTAACTGCTGGAAAAGTTATCAGGAAGAGATGATCATTACCAGTAGGTTAAGAAAATCAAATATTCCTTTATCTATTTTAAAATATGATACTGACCAGTATAAAGGGAAGGATAGAAATAATAACTTAAAAGCTATTGATAATTACATTAAGAAGTTTAATGAGTTCCAAGGTTGGCATTTATATTTCTATGGTCCAGTAGGTACTCAGAAGTCAACTCTATTAAGATTTATCTGTAGAGAGTTGCTAAAAAGAAATAAATCTGTATACTATATACTAGCTGATGATCTAATTAAAGATTTAATACTTGCTGATAGAGATGAAGTTCTACAAGCTAAATATAGTAGAATCATGAAAGAAGCTGATCTATTAGTAATTGATGAAATGAGTGAAGACAAAATAACTACTTATAAATCAGGTTGGCAAAGGAAGTTTATATTACCATTTCTGAAGAAGAGAATGGAGATATATGAAAAGAATGTAATCTTTTCTTCCAATAGTCCCTATGATAATATAGGAGAGTTTTTTGAAGGTGCAATTCAGGATTTAATTAATAGAGAAGTAAAAGCACAACTTATATTTGAAGATAACTATAAAGCTGTAGCTGATAGTTTTGATATTAGTAAACTATGGGAGTAAAAAATGATTTTAAACGATAAGCATAGAGATGGTGACATAAAAGTTCTTAATAGATTTGCTCTATTTCCTGTAAGAGTAAGTGAGAATAGAAGACTATGGTTAGAAAAATATAAAGTAGTTTTAAAATATACTATTTATTCTAGTTCTACTAGGTGCTGGAACTTTGTGAAATATACATATAGAGATAAATAAATGGAAAAAGTTAATTTATCAGAATTATTTGGAACTAAGAGGGGAGACTAAGTGGCTAAAAGAGATGCAATATCAATTAATGAAAGACAACTACTGAAGACATATTTTGAGAATCCTGATTTAATCAGTGAAAATAATCAATTCTTCCTAACACCACAAGGAGACCAGCTATATAGCTCACTATTAAAAATAGTTAAATATGGTGAAGATTGTAATATTGATTCATGGAGGAAATATACTGCTGATGATAATAATGTCCCTATGTCACTATATGATGATATACTTGATACTAATATTAAAGTAGAAAGTTTTCCTCAATATCTAAAAAGACAAAGAGAAGATTTTTATGTAAATCAATTTGAGAATAGCTTCTCTGAAAAATTGATGGATCAGATAAATAGGAAAAATAGAAATCTTGATACATTAAAAGAGATTATTCAGGAAGGTGAAGAGTTATTATCTAATATAGAAGGTGACTCCCATAATGTAAAAACTTATGGAGAAATTATTAAGGATCATAAAAAGACATTAGAAGAAAGAAATAGTTCAGAAGATTATCTTACTTCAGGGGATAGTCATTTAGATTCTGTTTTATCCTATCCTATGTCAAAGGGAGAAATTACAATCATCGGTGCTTCTTCAGGTATAGGTAAAACAACTTATACAAGATACCTAATCAACAAACGAATTGTAAAGAGATTACCTACAATGTACTTTTCCCTTGAAATGAGTGAAGAGGCTTTTGCTGATCCTTCTATATCAGCTATTGGAAAGATAAAGGATGCTGAATTAAAAGGGTTGGATATTGAAGATGATATGGAAGAAAAAATTCCTTCTTCTACTTTTGATAAGCTAGATAAACTATATAATAAATATAAAGACCATGATACATTTTATTTTTGTGATGAATCAGTTTTAAGCATAACAGATTTAAAAATATTGATTAAAAAATACTTAAAGAAAATGCCTAAGACAATGGTAAACCCTGTAATCTTTGTTGATCTTATGTCTATGCTATCTGATTTTAATAATAGTAAAGGTAATCTGGCAAGTGTATATGAATTGGCTATGAATAAATTACATAGTGAAATAGCAAAAGATTTGAATGTTCATGTAGTAGGTATCTTCCAGTTAAGAAGACCTTCAGATAAAGTTAAGATAGAATCCTATGAAGAAATATTTGATAAATTAAAGCCTAGTCCTGAAACGATTAAGAATTCAGGTGCTATATATGAAAGGGCAAGACAAATTCTTTTACTCTTTAGACCTAAACACTATGGTATAATGTATCTTGGGGCTGATGATCCAGAAGTAAGGGTTGCTGATGATGTTATGTATACGTATGTCATGAAACAGAATCGAGGAAAACTTGGAAAGGTTATGTATTTATGTGATTTTGATAAGAATACTTTATTCCCATACAGAGATGATGAACAAATTGACTTAGGTGACTAAAACTAACTATCATATTAGAGGTGCTTCTATGGAATATAAAAAATTAAAATGGAATAAAAAACTACTGAAGAATAAACCATTTGAAGATGCTTGTAGGTGTAATGATAAAAGAGCATTATTTACTATCACGACAAGAGGAAAAGAAAAGGTTTTCTATATCATTATGACAAATATCCATAGGAATACTACAAATAATGAGTATATCTACATAGATAGAAAAAGAGAATCTTTAATTAGAACAGGAATTTATGTAGGTGAGTCTCCTGTGGGGATATTAACTACTGAAGATGTTTTAGATTGGATAGAAGTATATGAACAAAGAATGGATAAACATGAACATAAGGTTAAAGAAAATAGATTGAAAGCTGTAAAGAAAATGCAAGAAGCTAAAAAGAAAAAAGCCAAACAGAAAAAAACTTCTTGACAAACTAGTTATCTTCATATAGTCTATGATAAAGGAGAGATTAAATGCGATTTAAGAAAGAACTTCTAACCGAGGGATCTATTGTAGTTCATTGTAATACAGAAGAGAAAGCAAAAAAGCTTTTAGAATGGGCTGATAGTGAAGGAAGAAGATGGGCTAATGATTCTTATTTAGATACTAATAAATGGTCTTTTTATGAAGAAGATACTTGCTATAGAATAGCTGAGAATTCATTTAGTTCTAAAAAGTTCTTTAGTAACACTAACAATAATAAAGAATACTATAATATAATTACTTATGAAGATGCTATTGACGATTATACTAGGAAACTATATACTATGGTAAAGGAGAGATTAAATGATTCAACTACAGAACGAAAAAATTAAAGAGGCAAGTTACTATCTCATTCACACTTACAATTTTTGGAGTGAAGTCTTTCTAGCTTGTAATATCTCAGAAAATAAAACAATTCCTACAACAGGGGTTAATGTTACTGAGAAGGGAATGAACTTTGTATATAATACAGAGTTTATTAATAATCTCCCACAATCTGAAATAAACTTCTTAATCCTACATGAGATACTTCATCTTGTATGTAATCACTCAGGGCGTATTCACCAAAAAGCTCTAAATCACCACGTTGGGAATGTAGTGGGAGATATGATTATCAATACAGAGATTAAAAACCATTTCTGTAAACAGGATAAAGTAAACACTATAAAAAATGAAGAGGATGAAGATGTTGGTTATTTTATTCCTGAAGATTACAAAGGAGAGCATACCCTAGAGAAGCTTTATGAGTGGTATGTAGAAAAACATCCTGAAGAAACAGAACAAATTAAAAAGAAGGGTGAAAATACTGACTCTTATGGCTATTCAGAACTAGATAAGGAAAATATTGATGTTCATATTGAAGACACTGTTACTGAAGAAGAAAAAGAAGTTATTGTTAGTGAACTGATTGATAGGGCTAAGAATCGAGGCACATTATCTGCTGATATGGAAGAAATGATTAATAGGTTAAGACCTTCCAGAAAAAACTATATCCGTATGATCAAAAGTAGTATCAGTGGTTTAGGTTCTTCTCAAAAGCAAAAAACCTGGAAGAGATTTTCTAGTAGAGGAGATCTGTTTAGAGGTAGGGTTAAATATAAAAAGATGTTTAATATCATATTAGATGTTTCTGGTTCTATGCATGGTTCTTTTGAAAAAGCTCTGTCTTATATCTTCCATAGTGGATATGAAGTAAATATGTTCCAAGTAGATACTGAAATCAAGGCTATTGAAAAGATTAAGACTAAGACTCAAATGAATAAGCTAAGAATTCAGGGTTGTGGCGGTACTACTATCCAACCAGCTATTGATAAGATTGTAGAGAGATATAATAAATATTCTACTATTATCCTTACTGATGGATATACTGACGATCTTAAACTACTAGGGTTAAATAATAAAGTATTGATCCTATCTACTGAAACAAAATGTCCTATCAGTAATGGACAAGGAAAAGTTACTCAGATTGTAATTAAGGACTAATCTATGACTTATGAAATTAAAATAGATAGAAATAGAGATAGTAAAGAAGCAATTTTTGATGAATCTGGAATTCAGATTTCAGATTGGTGGTTTCATATTTGGGAGAATGGTTTAGTGAATGGAAAATCAGATTTTTATATTGTATCTAGAGAAGATGCTAAAGAAGCTATTTTCCATATATCAGGAATTCAGATTTCAGAATGGTGGTATGATATTAAACTTAATGGTTTAGTTAGTGGAACTTCTAATGACTACATAGTTGAAAATGAAAAACATGAATATAAAACATTCACTTTTGATAAAACAAAGTTTATTATGGATATGTTAAAAAAAAGGGTTGACAAGAAATTAAATATAAATTAAAATACTTATATTGAATATCAAGGAGAAAAGAAATGAGTATGAACAAGATTGAAAAATGGGAAGCATTGATTAAGGCACAAGCAGGGGTATTATATTTAGAGGGTCCTCCAGGTACAGGTAAGACTGCTATTGCTGAAGAAATTGCAAGAAGAAATGGATGGAGATATGAACAGTTTATTCTATCCCAAGAAGACTCTGCTGATATTGCTGGTATCCCTTTGAAAGATACTAGAGATGGTTTAACTTTAACTAAGAGGTCTATACCTGAGTGGGCTTATGAAGCTAATAATGCTGATGTACCTACACTGGTAAATTTTGATGAATTAAATCGTGCCCCTCTGGAAAATCGTAATGCTTGTCTACAGATATTGAATGAGCGTAGAGTAGGTAGATATGCATTAAATGATAATATCTATTTTATTGCTACTGGTAATGTAGGGGATGATGGAACTTCTCGCTCTGATGGTGCTGAAGTAGAAGAGATGGATACTGCTCTTTGGGGTAGACTTATCTATGTTGATTACAATATCAACTATAATGAGTGGAAAAAGATGTATGGTAAAGAAAATGTCTGGAGTTACATACTGGATTATCTGGATCATCGTACAGAACATTTTTATCATTATAATGAAGAAAGCAAGTCAAGAATGAATCCTACTAATCGTACTTGGACAAATCTTTCAAAGTTTGTTACACGTACAGCAGAAGATGATATTGAAAGGATTGCTCTTTGTAAAGAATTTGCAAAGAACTATATTGGACCTATGGTAGCTTCTTCCTTTGTAAACTATCTCGATGAACTGGAAATGATTAACGGTACTACTATCCTAGATAGCTGGCCTACTGTAGCTGAAAAGGTTAAAAAGTTTGATAGGGCAAGAAAGTCAAGACTTCTAGCTGACATTAAAAAGAAAGGTATTGCACTTACTAATAAAAGGATTACCAATCTTTGTGAGTTCATAGACATTATTCATTCCGATGAAAAAGCTTCATATTTTAGAGATGTATTTGATGATGAAACCTTTGTAGCAATCTCAAATAATGAAGAAAATATGAATAAACTCTTAGAGTATATCAGTAGTGGAACTCCTGAAAAGGTTTTGGAAATGAAAGGTAGTAGTAACGAGAAGAAGAAACTAAAGACAGTATTCTATCTCATGACAAGATACTGGTCAGTATTTCAGGACTTCTATAAAGAAGAAACTACTGAAAAAGAATAACTATAATAATACCAGACTATATAAACTGTAGTCTGGTTTTCTATAGTTGTATAGGAAACTAAAATGACTTATAATATAAGAAAAAATGGAAATGCTAAAGAAGCAATTTTTGATGAAACTGGAAAACAAGTTTCTGAATGGTGGAACTACATATATCCCGATGGTTTAGTTTATGATCAATCTGATTTTTATCTTGCTGGTAGAGAGGATGGTAAAGAAGCTATTTTCCATAAATCAGGAATTCAGATTTCAGAGTGGTGGTATGATATTAAACTTAATGGTTTAGTTAGTGGAACTTCTAATGACTACATAGTTGAAAATGAAAAACATGAATTTAAAACCCTAACTTTTGATAAAACAAAGTTTATTATGGATCAACTTAAAAATAAAATATATGAGAGGAAAATATGAGATTAAATTTTAAAAAACTAACTAGTACAGCTAAACTCCCAACTAAATCTTCAAGATATTCAGCAGGGTTTGACTTCTATATTGATGAAGATGTTATACTAGAACCCCATAGTCTAATGACTGTTGATACAGGGATATCATGGCATCCTGAAGACTATCAAGGCGAGATAGGGAATAACAGCCTATTATGGTTAAACATCCGTAGTCGATCAGGACTAGCCATTAAGAAGCACATATCAGTTACTACAGCAGGGGTAATCGATCAGGATTATAGAGGTGAAATGAAACTACAATTTAACAATCATACTGATGATAGATATGTATTTAATCAAGGGGATAAAGTAGCACAAGGAATTCTTGAAGTTACACCTATCCCTGAAGATGTTATATATGAATCTAATAGAGTAAGGGGAGAGAATGGATTTGGATCTTCAGGGTATTAAAAATGGAGAAGTATCATCTAGTTAGAAGAGAAAATAATGATATCATAGATAATGTAGTAGCTTTATTTAGAATAGATAGTGATATGGATAACGATAGAGTTTCTGAGTGGTATTATAACATAATCATTGGCAGTTCTGAAAACTATTATGTAGCTAAGACCTTAGATAAAGAAGCCCTATTTCATATATCAGGAATAAATATATCAGGATGGGTATGCTCAGTTTGGGGTAATGATATATTATATAGTTTGAGTAATAATTATATGTGTGTTACTTCTAGGGGGATATTTACTAAATATACTATTGATCCTATTAAATTATTGGTTCAATCTATAAAAGGAAAACTAAAATGAAATATGAAATAAGAGAAGATAAAGATAAAAAAGCAATCTTTGATGAATCTGGAAAACAGATTTCAGACTGGTGGGACTATATTTGGGTTAATGGTTTAGTTTATGGAGAATCTGATTTTTATCTTGTTCGGAGACAATACGATCATAAAAAAGCTATTTTTCATAAATCAGGAGTTCAAGCTTCAGAATGGTGGCCTAGTATTTTTATTAATGGTTTAGTTTATGGAAATTCAAATGAATATACTTTTATCTCTGATGATAGTAAAGAAATAACACTAATTTTCGACAGAACTAAATTTATTGTAGATAAATTAAAAGAGAAAATGAAATGAAATATGAAATAAGAGAAGATAAAGATAAAAAAGCAATCTTTGATGAATCTGGAAAACAGATTTCAGACTGGTGGGACTATATTTGGGTTAATGGATTAGTTAGTGGAGAATCAGATTTTTATATTGCTATAAGTAGTGAGGGTTACGAAGCAATTTTTCATAAATCAGGAGTTCAAGCTTCAGATTGGTGGGAATATATTTGGCATAATGGTTTAGTAGGTGGGACTTCTAATGAATATACAGTTGATATAAAAAACTATGAAATAAAAACACTAACTTTTGATAAAATAAAGTTTATTGTTTCTATGCTAAAAGGAAAACTAAAATGAGCTATAATAGAAGACCTAACAGACAAAAGACTAAAAAAGCTATCTTTGATATGGATACTGATAAACGTATTTCAGGATGGTGGAGATTTCTATCACATGGAGGTGTAGTTAATGGAGAATCAGATTTTTATGTTGCTGGTAATACTTACTTTGCTATTTTCCATAAATCGGGAAAAAGAATTTCAGATTGGGCTCTTACTATAAGTTCTGTAGGTTTAGTTGATGGAACGTCTAATCAATATAGAGCTGAATTACATGATGGTGAAGTAAAAACATTCATTTTTGACAGAACTGAATATATTGTTTCTATACTACAGGAGGAATTAAATGCGATTTAAGAAAGAACTTCTAACCGAGGGATCTATTGTAGTTCATTGTAATACAGAAGAGAAAGCAAAAAAGCTTTTAGAATGGGCTGATAGTGAAGGTGTAGTGTGGGCTAATGGTGAATCGTTTATAAACAATACTAGATGGGAATTTCACAAAGAAATGTCTTACTATAGACTCTCTAGGGGTACAATGGGTGATATCGACCACTTTAGATTATCTTATGCAGAAACTATTATATCTTATGAAGACGCTATTGATATTTGTTTTTCTTTAATTATGAATATCAAAAAGAGGTTAGGTGAATGACTTTTGAAGAGTATAAAGACTATTATGAACAGAATGGACAGACTATCAATGGTCTTATAGAAATTAAGCAAGGTCTTAAATATCAATATACAAAATGGATTAAGAAACAGAATAAGATTAATGCTTGGAGAGAATGTAGAGAAGAAGCTTATAGAAGAAATCCTAATGCTGAACAGTTCTTTGATAGACTTACTAAGGCTGAATATGATTACTATGATAATCTATATGGTAAATTTGCTACTCTTGATCCTTGTCATATTATAGGTAAAGGAGAATGTAGCATTAATTCTTTATCTAATAATCCTGATAATATTTTAATTGCACCTAGAGAGTTCCATACATATATTGATACATATCATAATCCTTTTACTAGAGAACATGAATTAATTACCAAAGAAGAAAGGGATCAGATATGGATTAGATTCATAGGTGAAGAAATGTGGAACAAGTTACAGGAAATAAAAAAGGGTTGACACTAAATATTGAATACCCTATATTAAAATAATTGGAGGTGTTTACAATGAATAGACATACTAAGTATAGTTTGGAACAGTTTACTAAGATTGATGATGTAGTCAATTCTAGTAGTGGTGAAGAAGCAAGAGATAAAGCTAATGAATTAGCATCCTTATGGACAAATCACTCTTTTACTCTCCCTAATGAGCTAGAGTTTGAAACCATAATTAAAGGGGGTAAATAATTATGTATAGTGACATTATTTCTGATATTATTTCTGATTATACCTAAAATTATAATATACTCTTATGAACATGAGTAGATGGAGAAGATTATGGAAGGAAAATATTATTGGACTATAAAGAATAAGGTTAGAGTAACTGTTAAGAAAAAGAATTCTCAGGAATATGTTTTAACAGCATATTTTAAAGAAGGAAAGGAAAAGTTTATATTAACTAATAATGAGATGAAGGGACTTCACTCTTCAGGTGAATTAACAGATAGATCATAATATGATCGGAGGATTAAGATGAAAGAGAAGACTTATGTAATTGGTGATGAAACAGCAAGTTATCAAGAGGTTAAAGAATGGTGTACTGTTATGATTATGAATTTAATTAATTCAGAACCTCCTATTTGTGAACCAACTTTAATTACAAGAGAAAATTACAAAAAATATTTAGAATCAGAAGCTTTAGAAGGATTTAAGGATTCTACTGCTATTGAGTATTTAGAAGAGAATTTTGATAATTTATTAGAAAAAGCAGAAGCCTTAGTAGTTAGTTATACTAATGGTGAATGTACCGAGAAAGATATGAAAGAGTTTGGAGAAATTGTATATGGTAATAGATTCTTTAGTTTTCTTCAGATGTTCTATTACTATTTTGTGAATAAAGATCAAAAATTAGCCTATGAGGTTGCTATTATTTGGGATAAATATCATATTGGTGGATGGAGAAATTAAGGGGGATAGCTAAAGGGTGTATAGTGGATTCAATGGAGGTAATGCTGTGATAGACTCAAGATCGAGATATCCATTCTGCAAATAATATTCTTATTGAAGGTTTAAAACAATTTGGTATGGAGCGTACCAATCAAATGCTTGTGGAGAAGATGTCAGACTTAAATTATTTTAAGCAATTTTCGTTGAAACAAGAAGCCTAAAGTTTTAACTTTGGGTAGCTCACCACTAACTTAACGTCTTTTATTTTAGGTAACAGAAAAACCTATAGCTTAGATAATATAAATTTTCAAAAACCAGACTTTCTTAGAATAATAACTAAGGAAACTAAAAAGAGGATAAATAATGAAAAAATTAGTATTAGGTGATATACATTATAGAGAACTAATATCTGGTGGTAGAGAAATGCCCTATCAGTTAGGTATAATAAAGTTTTTCGAGTGGTTTTGTAACAGCGATTACAATAATGACAGTTACGATAGCTTATTACTAATTGGTGACTTGACTGAGAAATCTATGAACCAAGGGGCTATCAATGATTTCTTCCTGAATCTTTTTCAACATAGAATTAAAATACCATTGATAGAGATTTTAGAAGGAAATCATGATAAGAATAGAAAGGGTAGTAATAACCATACTTTTCTCTCCCTGTCTAATGTTAAAATAATATCTCATTGGAAAGTTAATAAAGAAGAAAATTGTAATATGCTTTATCTACCTTACTTCTATGGTAAGGAAATGAAGTCTACTTATGAGAACTTAGATATTCATACACCTATTGATTTCTGTTTTGCTCATATCATGGATGAAACAAGAGATTTTGGTGGTCATAAAGGAATTGACTTATCTTATCTTAATATTAATCAAAGAGTATTTGGTCATGATCATAATTTTAATTTGGATAAAGGTGGAAGCTATTTAGGGTCTATATCTCCAAACTCTTATACTGAACGTGATCAAAAGAAATATATGTATGTTATAGATACTGATACAAAAGAATCAGAAGCTATAGAGATACCTGTATATGTAGGATATAAAGAAGTAACTTATCCTGATAATTTAGCTGAATCAA
This is a stretch of genomic DNA from Candidatus Woesearchaeota archaeon. It encodes these proteins:
- a CDS encoding ATP-binding protein — encoded protein: MRIKKFKPCGNCDNGYIHNEDSQGNKIVERCNCWKSYQEEMIITSRLRKSNIPLSILKYDTDQYKGKDRNNNLKAIDNYIKKFNEFQGWHLYFYGPVGTQKSTLLRFICRELLKRNKSVYYILADDLIKDLILADRDEVLQAKYSRIMKEADLLVIDEMSEDKITTYKSGWQRKFILPFLKKRMEIYEKNVIFSSNSPYDNIGEFFEGAIQDLINREVKAQLIFEDNYKAVADSFDISKLWE
- a CDS encoding DNA methyltransferase; translated protein: MSLILNNGTTGVACKNLNRHFIGIEKDEKYFKIAEERISGYDKIQEVEMEVNSEKKTIKEGKLFNL
- a CDS encoding AAA family ATPase, whose product is MNKIEKWEALIKAQAGVLYLEGPPGTGKTAIAEEIARRNGWRYEQFILSQEDSADIAGIPLKDTRDGLTLTKRSIPEWAYEANNADVPTLVNFDELNRAPLENRNACLQILNERRVGRYALNDNIYFIATGNVGDDGTSRSDGAEVEEMDTALWGRLIYVDYNINYNEWKKMYGKENVWSYILDYLDHRTEHFYHYNEESKSRMNPTNRTWTNLSKFVTRTAEDDIERIALCKEFAKNYIGPMVASSFVNYLDELEMINGTTILDSWPTVAEKVKKFDRARKSRLLADIKKKGIALTNKRITNLCEFIDIIHSDEKASYFRDVFDDETFVAISNNEENMNKLLEYISSGTPEKVLEMKGSSNEKKKLKTVFYLMTRYWSVFQDFYKEETTEKE
- a CDS encoding VWA-like domain-containing protein encodes the protein MIQLQNEKIKEASYYLIHTYNFWSEVFLACNISENKTIPTTGVNVTEKGMNFVYNTEFINNLPQSEINFLILHEILHLVCNHSGRIHQKALNHHVGNVVGDMIINTEIKNHFCKQDKVNTIKNEEDEDVGYFIPEDYKGEHTLEKLYEWYVEKHPEETEQIKKKGENTDSYGYSELDKENIDVHIEDTVTEEEKEVIVSELIDRAKNRGTLSADMEEMINRLRPSRKNYIRMIKSSISGLGSSQKQKTWKRFSSRGDLFRGRVKYKKMFNIILDVSGSMHGSFEKALSYIFHSGYEVNMFQVDTEIKAIEKIKTKTQMNKLRIQGCGGTTIQPAIDKIVERYNKYSTIILTDGYTDDLKLLGLNNKVLILSTETKCPISNGQGKVTQIVIKD